A genome region from Bradyrhizobium sp. WSM1417 includes the following:
- a CDS encoding ABC transporter substrate-binding protein: MFKLMRRGPRAFASKLALSVVALSTALASPVLAAGKTITAVMHSDLRIIDPIFTTAYITRDHGYMIYDTLVAPDSTFKIQPQMADWKISDDKLTYTFTLRDGLKWHDGAPVTAEDCVASLKRWAAVDGMGQKLLDFTASIEATDAKTITLKLKEPYGLVLDSIGKPSSRVAFMMPKRLAETPPDKQIPEQIGSGPFKFVQSEFQPGVKAVYVKNTDYVPRKEPSSWTSGGKVVKVDRVEWITMPDSQTAVNALQSGDIDFVENLPYDMLPLLEANKEITIEVSNKFGFQTLGRMNFLYPPFDNVKVRRAAFLAINQKDVLDALVGNAKYQKVCGAFFVCDTPFATEAGAETLVKGNGMAEAKKALAESGYDGTPIVIMAPGDVTTLKAQPIVAAQLLREAGFKVDLQATDWQTVVSRRASQKPPKEGGWNMFFTNWVAADVSNPIANLSIGGQGKKGWFGWAENAKIEKLKDDFVRAASLDDQKKIAADIQKEAYEQVIYIPLGQYLLPSGWRKSLTGVLDGPATPLFWNVDKSE, from the coding sequence ATGTTTAAGTTGATGCGCCGGGGGCCTCGCGCGTTCGCCTCCAAACTTGCGCTGTCGGTCGTCGCGCTTTCGACTGCACTGGCCTCGCCGGTGCTTGCGGCCGGCAAGACCATCACGGCGGTGATGCATTCGGATCTGCGCATTATCGATCCGATCTTCACCACGGCCTACATCACGCGTGACCATGGCTACATGATCTACGACACGCTCGTGGCGCCCGATTCGACCTTCAAGATCCAGCCGCAGATGGCGGACTGGAAGATCTCGGACGACAAGCTCACCTACACGTTCACGCTGCGCGACGGCCTGAAGTGGCATGACGGTGCGCCGGTGACGGCGGAGGACTGCGTTGCCTCGCTCAAGCGCTGGGCCGCAGTCGACGGCATGGGCCAGAAGCTGCTCGACTTCACCGCCAGCATCGAGGCGACTGATGCCAAGACCATCACGCTGAAGCTGAAGGAGCCCTACGGCCTCGTGCTCGACTCGATCGGCAAGCCGTCCTCCCGCGTTGCTTTCATGATGCCGAAGCGCCTCGCCGAGACGCCGCCGGACAAGCAGATCCCCGAGCAGATCGGCTCGGGTCCTTTCAAGTTCGTGCAGTCGGAATTCCAGCCGGGCGTGAAGGCGGTCTACGTCAAGAACACCGACTACGTGCCGCGCAAGGAGCCGTCGAGCTGGACCTCCGGCGGCAAGGTGGTGAAGGTCGACCGCGTCGAGTGGATCACCATGCCGGACTCGCAGACCGCGGTGAACGCCTTGCAGTCGGGCGACATCGACTTCGTGGAAAACCTGCCTTACGACATGCTCCCGTTGCTGGAAGCGAACAAGGAGATCACGATCGAGGTCTCGAACAAGTTCGGTTTCCAGACGCTCGGCCGGATGAACTTCCTTTATCCGCCGTTCGATAATGTCAAAGTGCGCCGTGCTGCCTTTCTGGCGATAAACCAGAAGGACGTTCTCGACGCGCTCGTCGGCAACGCCAAATATCAGAAGGTCTGTGGCGCCTTCTTCGTGTGCGATACGCCGTTCGCGACCGAGGCCGGTGCCGAGACCCTGGTGAAGGGCAACGGCATGGCCGAAGCCAAGAAGGCGCTCGCCGAATCCGGCTATGACGGCACCCCGATCGTGATCATGGCCCCCGGCGATGTCACGACGCTGAAGGCGCAGCCGATCGTTGCAGCTCAGTTGCTGCGCGAGGCCGGCTTCAAAGTCGACCTGCAAGCGACCGATTGGCAGACGGTGGTGAGCCGCCGCGCCAGCCAGAAGCCTCCGAAGGAGGGCGGCTGGAACATGTTCTTCACCAACTGGGTCGCGGCCGACGTCTCCAACCCGATCGCCAATCTCTCGATCGGCGGCCAGGGCAAGAAGGGCTGGTTCGGCTGGGCCGAGAACGCCAAGATCGAAAAGCTCAAGGACGACTTCGTTCGCGCCGCCTCGCTCGACGATCAGAAGAAGATCGCTGCTGACATCCAGAAGGAAGCCTATGAGCAGGTGATTTACATCCCGCTGGGGCAGTATCTCCTGCCGAGCGGCTGGCGCAAATCGCTGACCGGCGTGCTCGACGGTCCCGCGACCCCGCTGTTCTGGAACGTCGACAAGTCGGAGTAG
- a CDS encoding M20/M25/M40 family metallo-hydrolase, with protein MNPANLPFDSEAMLQGLRGWVECESPTWDASAVNRMLDIAAREMAIMGATIERIAGRQGFGGVIRARFPHPKQGEPGILIAGHMDTVHPTGTIEKLKWRRDGSKCYGPGIYDMKGGNYLSLEAIRQLARASFTTPLPITVLFTPDEEVGTPSTRDIIEAEAARNKYVLVPEPGRADNGVTTGRYAIARFNLEATGRPSHAGATLSAGRSAIREMARQILAIDAMTSDDCTFSVGVVHGGQWVNCVATTATGEALSMAKRQADLDRGVERMLALSGTTNDVAFKVTRGVTRPVWEPDAGTMALYEKARGIAKSLGAELPHASAGGGSDGNFTGAMGIPTLDGLGVRGGNGHTLEEYIEVESLVERGRLMAGLLATLE; from the coding sequence ATGAATCCAGCCAATCTTCCCTTCGATTCCGAAGCGATGCTCCAGGGCCTGCGCGGCTGGGTGGAATGCGAAAGCCCGACCTGGGACGCGAGCGCCGTGAACCGCATGCTCGATATCGCAGCGCGGGAGATGGCGATCATGGGTGCGACGATCGAGCGCATCGCCGGTCGCCAGGGCTTTGGCGGCGTGATCCGCGCACGCTTTCCGCATCCGAAGCAAGGCGAGCCGGGCATCCTGATCGCCGGACACATGGATACCGTCCACCCCACGGGCACCATCGAGAAGCTGAAATGGCGCCGCGACGGCAGCAAGTGCTACGGACCCGGCATCTACGACATGAAGGGCGGCAATTATCTTTCGCTGGAAGCGATCCGCCAACTGGCCCGCGCCTCGTTCACGACGCCGCTGCCGATCACCGTGCTGTTCACGCCCGACGAGGAAGTCGGCACACCCTCCACGCGCGATATCATCGAGGCGGAAGCCGCGCGCAACAAATACGTGCTGGTGCCCGAGCCCGGCCGCGCCGACAACGGCGTCACCACCGGACGTTACGCCATCGCGCGGTTCAATCTCGAGGCGACCGGCCGACCCAGCCACGCCGGCGCGACCTTGTCGGCGGGCCGCTCGGCGATTCGCGAGATGGCGCGGCAAATCCTCGCCATCGACGCCATGACCAGCGACGACTGCACCTTCTCGGTCGGCGTCGTGCATGGCGGCCAATGGGTCAATTGCGTTGCCACGACCGCAACCGGCGAGGCGCTCTCCATGGCCAAGCGCCAGGCCGACCTCGATCGCGGCGTCGAGAGGATGCTGGCGCTCTCCGGTACAACCAATGATGTCGCCTTCAAGGTGACGCGCGGCGTGACACGTCCGGTCTGGGAGCCCGATGCCGGCACCATGGCGCTGTATGAAAAGGCGCGCGGGATCGCCAAGTCGCTCGGCGCAGAACTGCCGCATGCGAGCGCCGGCGGCGGCTCCGATGGCAATTTCACCGGCGCAATGGGCATCCCGACTCTCGACGGCCTGGGCGTGCGGGGCGGCAACGGCCACACGCTCGAAGAGTATATCGAGGTCGAAAGTCTGGTCGAACGCGGCCGGCTGATGGCGGGGCTGCTCGCAACTCTGGAGTAA
- a CDS encoding ABC transporter permease → MLGYLLRRILAAVPVMGVVALFVFLLLRLTPGDPAAILAGDNATPERLERIRTSLGLNEPLIVQFITWLNKLLHGDLGTSLISNLPVMKMIGQRVEPSISIALSTIILAVIVAVPLGVIAAWKHGTWIDRFVMGLSVLGFSVPVFVVGYILIEVFAIDLRWVPVQGFRSISNGFGPFFERIILPTCALSFIYIALIARMTRAAMLDVLGEDYVRTARAKGINEVAVMMRHALRNAAVPVITVIGTGFALLISGVVVTESVFNIPGIGRLTVDAVLARDYPVIQAMILLTSLIYVVVNLLIDVAYTLLDPRIRY, encoded by the coding sequence TTGCTCGGATATCTCCTTCGCCGAATTCTCGCCGCCGTGCCCGTGATGGGCGTGGTGGCGCTGTTCGTCTTCCTCCTGCTCCGCCTCACCCCGGGCGATCCCGCCGCGATTCTTGCCGGCGACAACGCTACGCCGGAGCGGCTCGAGCGCATCCGGACCTCGCTCGGCCTCAACGAGCCGCTGATCGTGCAGTTCATCACCTGGCTGAACAAGCTGCTGCATGGCGATCTTGGAACGTCACTCATCTCCAACCTTCCGGTGATGAAGATGATCGGCCAGCGGGTCGAGCCGTCGATCTCGATCGCACTGTCGACCATCATCCTCGCCGTCATCGTCGCTGTTCCCCTGGGCGTGATCGCGGCCTGGAAGCACGGCACCTGGATCGACCGCTTCGTGATGGGCCTGTCCGTGCTCGGCTTCTCGGTGCCGGTGTTCGTGGTCGGCTACATCCTGATCGAGGTCTTCGCGATCGACCTGCGCTGGGTGCCGGTACAGGGCTTCCGCAGCATCTCGAACGGTTTTGGGCCGTTCTTCGAGCGCATCATCCTGCCCACCTGCGCGCTGTCCTTTATCTACATCGCGTTGATCGCGCGCATGACGCGCGCGGCGATGCTCGACGTGCTCGGCGAGGACTACGTCCGCACCGCGCGCGCAAAAGGCATCAACGAAGTCGCCGTGATGATGCGCCATGCGCTACGCAACGCCGCCGTGCCCGTGATCACAGTGATCGGGACCGGCTTTGCACTTTTGATCTCCGGGGTCGTCGTCACCGAGAGCGTGTTCAACATCCCCGGCATCGGCCGCCTCACGGTGGATGCGGTGCTGGCGCGGGACTATCCGGTGATCCAGGCGATGATCTTGCTGACGTCGTTGATCTATGTCGTCGTCAATCTCCTGATCGACGTCGCCTACACGCTGCTCGATCCCCGGATCCGGTACTAG